Within the Photobacterium swingsii genome, the region TTCGCGCTAGAACCATATTTGGCTGGATTATTGATGGCTTTATATGGTATAAAGCGCGCCGTAAATGTGCTAATTCAGGTTGAAGCCTCGCACTTCACTGGGTTAGATGTATTTACACTAAACTTTATTAATCACTCACACATATCGACACATGCTCCGGGGTGCCCGCTGCGATTGCTTCGGCAAATGCAGATAGAGGGTCGGTAGGATGGGATATGTGGACGCCTAACCCCATAGAGGAATATTCAATGGCAACTGTATCAATGCGCGACATGCTTCAAGCTGGTGTTCACTTCGGTCACCAAACTCGTTACTGGAACCCAAAAATGAAGCCATTCATTTTCGGTGCTCGTAACAAAGTACACATCATCAACCTAGAAAAAACTGTACCAATGTTTAACGACGCTCTAGCTGAAATCAACAAGATTGCAGCTCGTAAAGGTAAAGTTCTTTTTGTTGGTACTAAGCGCGCAGCCAGCGAATCAATCAAAGAAGCAGCAGTAAGCTGTGACCAGTTCTACGTAAACAACCGCTGGTTAGGCGGTATGTTGACTAACTGGAAAACTGTTCGTCAGTCAATCAAACGTCTAAAAGATCTAGAAGTTCAGTCTACAGACGGTACTTTCGACAAGCTAACCAAGAAAGAAGCGCTAATGCGTACTCGTGAAATGGAAAAGCTTGAGAAATCTCTTGGCGGTATCAAGAACATGGCTGGTCTACCAGACGCTATGTTCGTAATCGATGCAGATCACGAACACATCGCAATTAAAGAAGCTAACAACCTGGGTATCCCAGTATTTGCAGTAGTAGATACTAACTCTAACCCAGACGGCGTAGACTTCGTTATCCCTGGTAACGATGACGCAATCCGTTCTATCCAGCTTTACACTGGTGCGGTAGCGAAAACTGTTACAGAAGCACGTAACCAAGACATCGCAGCGCAAGCTGAAGAAGGCTACGTAGCTGAGTAATAGCCAAAGCTCCTTTATTTGAGCTTCTTAAGTTACCTTGCGTAAACTAAGAATGGTTAGCAGGGGCCTACTTAGGCCCCTGATTTTTATACCGAGTATTTAAAACTGAGGATATGACAATGGCAACAGTTACAGCTGCCCTAGTTAAAGAACTGCGTGAACGTACTGGCGCAGGCATGATGGAATGTAAAAAAGCACTTGTTGAAGCTAACGCTGATATCGAGCTAGCAATCGAAAACATGCGTAAGAGCGGTGCTGCAAAGGCTGCTAAAAAAGCAGGTAACGTTGCTGCTGAAGGTACTATCTTAATCAAAGATGCTGACGGTGTTGCAGCTCTTCTAGAAGTTAACTGTCAAACTGACTTCGTTGCTAAAGATGCAAACTTCCTAGCATTCGCTAACGAAGTTCTAGATGTAGCACTAGCTGAGCGTCTAGACATCGCAGCACTTCAAGCTAAGTTTGAAGAGCAACGCGTTACTCTAGTAGCTAAAATCGGTGAGAACATCGGCATCCGTCGTGTTGAGTTCATCGAAGGCGCTAAAGTTGGTTCTTACCGTCACGGCGACCGTATCGGTGTTGTTGTTGCTGGTGAAGCTGACGAAGAAACTATCAAGCACGTTGCAATGCACATTGCTGCATCTAAGCCTGAGTTCGTTAACCCAGAAGACGTTCCAGCTGACGTAGTTGAGAAAGAGAAAGCAATTCAAGTAGCTATCGCTGTTGAATCTGGCAAGCCTCAAGAGATCGCAGAGAAAATGGTTGTTGGCCGCATGAAGAAATTCACAGGCGAAGTTTCTCTAACTGGTCAAGCATTCATCATGGACCCATCTCAAACTGTTGGTCAAATGCTGAAAGCTAAAGGCGCTACAGTAACTAACTTCATCCGTCTTGAAGTTGGTGAAGGTATCGAGAAAGCTCAAGAAATGAGCTTCGCTGAAGAAGTAGCAGCAGTACAGAAGGGTTAATCCTTCTTGTAAAAGAACTCCAAAGACCGTAGCCAAGGCTGCGGTCTTTTTACAACTCCATATCTCAATTGTAAGCCTGGAAGGTAATCCTAATGACCACAAACCCTAAACCGACTTATCAACGAATTCTGCTTAAACTGAGTGGCGAAGCGCTACAAGGCGAAGAAGGTTTTGGTATCGACGCACAAGTTCTTGACCGTATGGCGCAAGAAATTAAAGAACTGATTGAACTGGGTGTTCAAGTTGGCCTTGTTATCGGTGGTGGTAACTTGTTCCGTGGTGCTGGTCTAGCTGAAGCGGGTATGAACCGAGTTGTGGGCGACCACATGGGCATGCTAGCAACTGTTATGAATGGTCTTGCGATGCGTGACGCACTTCACCGTGCCTATGTGAACGCTCGAGTAATGTCTGCAATCCCTCTTAACGGCGTATGTGATAACTACAACTGGGCTGACGCTATCAGCCAGTTACGTCAAGGCCGTGTAGTGATCTTCTCTGCGGGTACGGGTAACCCATTCTTCACAACGGATTCAGCTGCGTGTCTACGCGGCATCGAAATTGAAGCTGACGTGGTGCTAAAAGCAACGAAAGTTGATGGTGTGTTCACAGATGATCCAGTTAAAAACCCTGATGCTGTTCTTTGTGATAAGCTGGGCTACAATGATGTTCTTGAAAAAGAACTGAAAGTGATGGACTTAGCTGCATTTACTCTTGCTCGTGACCACTCTATGCCTATTCGTGTTTTCAACATGAATAAGCCAGGCGCTCTTCGCCGTGTAGTGATGGGTGAGCAAGAAGGCACGCTGATCGCTAACGACTAATTTTCGTAAGGGGCTCTATAGGGCCCTTTATAGTGACCGAATAATCAAGGATATTAATCGTGATTGATGCAATTAAACAAGATGCGCAAGAGCGCATGGCAAAAAGCGTTGAAGCGCTAAAAAACCAGCTGGCTAAGATTCGTACAGGTCGTGCGCACCCAAGCCTACTAGACACTATTTACGTAGAATACTACGGTGCAAACACACCGCTTAAGCAACTTGCTAACGTTGTTGCTGAAGATTCTCGTACTCTGGCGATCACTGTATTCGATAAAGAATTAGCGCCTAAAGTAGAAAAAGCAATCATGATGTCTGACCTGGGTCTAAACCCAATGTCAGCGGGTACGGTTATCCGTGTTCCACTTCCAGCACTAACGGAAGAGCGTCGTCGTGACCTTGTTAAGATTGTTCGTGCGGAAGCAGAACAAGGCCGTGTTGCTGTTCGTAACATCCGTCGTGATGCTAACGCAGACGTTAAAGGTCTTCTGAAAGACAAAGAAATTTCTGAAGATGATGATCACCGCGCACAAGATGAAATTCAGAAACTGACAGACGTTGCAGTGAAGAACATCGATGCAGTACTAGAAGTTAAAGAAAAAGAGTTAATGGAAGTTTAATTCTTCTCAGCTCATTAGCTTTATCTAAGTTAAGGCGCTGTGCGTGCAGCACAGCGTTTTTTTTTGAGGAAGATTTATGTCGGATTCGACAACTGACACCCCACTGAGCATCGACAGCCTTCCTAAGCATGTTGCAGTGATCATGGATGGCAATGGCCGTTGGGCTAAAGCGCAGGGCAAAGCTCGCGTTTTCGGTCATAAAGCGGGTGTAGAGGCTGTGCGTAAAACAGTATCTGTAGCGAATCGTTTTGGCATTAAAGTTGTCACCTTATTCGCGTTCAGTAGTGAAAATTGGCGCCGTCCAGAAGCGGAAGTTTCATTATTGATGGAGTTGTTCATGACTGTTTTAGGTCGTGAAGTTAAACGTCTGCACAAAAATAATATTCGCTTGAAGATCATCGGTGATACAAGTCGCTTTAGTCAGCGTCTACAAGACAAAATCGCTGCTGCTGAAGCGCTGACGGCAGGCAATACTGGCATGGTATTGAATGTAGCAGCAAACTACGGTGGCCAGTGGGACATCCTTCAAGCAACTAAGCGTCTTGCTGTTCAAGTGGCTGAACACGGTTTAACAGCAGAAGATATTACCGAAGATATGTTAGCAGAGGGTTTAACCACCGCAGGATTACCTGATGTTGACCTATTAATTCGTACCAGTGGTGAATCACGCATTAGTAATTTCATGCTTTGGCAAATGGCTTACGCAGAAATGTACTTTTGTGAACAACACTGGCCAGATTTTGATGAAGACAGCTTTGCGAATGCGATGGCATGGTTTGTGAACCGTGAGCGTCGTTTTGGCTGCACTGGTGAGCAGCTTCAAGCATTGCTTCAACAATAAAAAGATATAAAGAGGATGCAGCTTGCTTAAGCAACGAATTATAACGGCATTGATTCTCGCGCCTTTGGTTATTGCGGGTATTTTCTTCCTACCTTTTCCTGCTTTTATTGTGGCACTTGCCGCGATTACTATGGTGGGCTTTTGGGAATGGACTCAGTTTATTAATGGCAGCGCCCGCGTACAAATCGTTAGCCTGTTCACATTAATTTTTGGTGCATCTTTGGTTGTGATGCCAACGGATGTTGCTGCACTATCAGCTGTGGCAGATTCCCATCGTGCTATGCTCGCAGTAGGCGGCATTTGGTGGTTGGTGGCATCTACCTTAGCCATTACTTATCCAAGTAGTGCTAAACTTTGGTCATCATCAGCGTTATTGAAAGGCATCTTTGGTGTATTAACCCTTCTTCCTTTCTTTTGGGGCATTTTATTGCTTCGCGCTGTTAACTACGCCGAATCTCCGTATCATGGCTCACAACTTGTAATGCTTGTATGCTTTATTGTATGGGCAGCAGATACAGGTGCGTATTTCACGGGTAAGCGATTTGGTAAACACAAAATGGCGCCGTCAGTAAGTCCAAATAAGACAATTGAAGGCTTATTAGGTGGTGCTTTGTTGGCGATGTTCATTGCTTGGAGCGGTGCATCTTTGATGAATATTCCGTTTTCAAGTGTGGGGTCGCTACTAGCGATAGCCATGATTACAGTTGTTATTTCTGTACTTGGCGACTTAGTTGAAAGCATGTTTAAGCGTGTTGCTGGTATTAAAGACAGTGGCACTATCTTACCTGGCCACGGTGGTATTTTAGACCGTATTGACAGTCTAACTGCTGCGCTTCCCGTCTTTGCTCTATTCTACCTCTGGTAGTGATTACCTCCCATTCAAAGGTAGCTACTTGGTAGCTACCTTTTTCAAGCCAAATGAAGTGATGTATGCGTAAGTTATCAATCTTAGGTGCGACTGGTTCAATCGGAACAAGCACACTGGCTGTTGCAGCACAAAATCCTGAATTATTTGATGTTGTTGCATTAGGCGCAGGCTCAAACAGCGATAAGATGTTTGAGCTTTGTTGTCAGTGGCAACCACAGTATGCCGTAATGGCGAGTGAAAAGGCTGCAGCAACGCTAGCACAACGCCTAGCGGAACATCAGATGACAACTCAAGTGCTAGCTGGTGAGCAAGGCTTGTGTCAGATTGCAGCACTGGATGAGATCGATACTGTCATGGCTGCCATTGTTGGTGCTGCTGGTTTAATGCCGACCATGGCCGGTGTTAAAGCGGGTAAACGCATTTTACTGGCAAATAAAGAAGCCCTAGTGATGTCGGGGCAGATGTTTATTGATGCGTGCGAAGAATATGGTGCGGAATTATTACCTGTTGATAGTGAACATAATGCGATTTTTCAGTGCTTACCTGCTGAAATTCAACGCAAAATGGGACGCTGTGATCTTAATGCACACGGCATCAGCAAGATATTGTTAACTGGTTCTGGTGGCCCGTTCCGTTACACAGACATTGCAGAATTGGATGCTGTTACGCCAGAGATGGCCATCGCACACCCCAATTGGTCGATGGGACCGAAAATCTCGGTTGATTCTGCCACTATGATGAATAAAGGCTTAGAGTACATTGAAGCGCGTTGGTTGTTTAACGCATCGCGTGAGAAAATGCAGGTAATTATTCATCCTCAGTCTGTGATTCATTCTATGGTGCAATACACGGATGGCTCGGTGCTAGCACAGATGGGATTACCTGATATGAGAACTCCGATTGCCTGTGCGATGTCCTATCCTAAAAGGGTAGACGCTGGAGTGGCGCCGCTCGATTTTAGCCAAGTGGGTGAGTTTACCTTCTTACAGCCAGACTTTGACCGCTATCCATGTCTGAAACTTGCGATGGATGCGTGTTACAGTGGGCAAGCAGCAACCACAGCGTTGAACGCTGCGAATGAAGAAGCCGTTGCTGCATTCTTAGATAAGCGCATTCGCTTTACTGATATTGCTAAGATAAATCAATTAGTCTTAGAAACAGCACCCAAGGCGGAACCAACTGACTTGGAATGTGTGATTGAGCTAGATAGAATGGCACGACTTTTAGCTCAGGAAGAGATTGCTAAGGTAGCAAAATGACAGGCATTTTATGGAATTTAGGCGCATTTCTTGTTGCGCTTGGTGTACTGATTGCAGTCCACGAATTTGGTCACTTTTGGGTTGCTCGCCGTTGTGGTGTGTTTGTTGAACGCTTTTCTATAGGTTTTGGTAAAGCGATTTGGCAAAAGAAAGGCAAAGATGGCACTGAATATACCTTAGCGATGATCCCGCTGGGCGGTTACGTCAAAATGCTCGATGAGCGAGTCGATGACGTGCCTGAGGCCCGTCGTCATGAAGCATTTAATAATAAAAAGTTATGGCAACGCAGTGCGATTGTAGCGGCAGGCCCGGTAGCGAACTTCATTTTTGCTATTTTTGCTTATTGGGTGGTTTACCTGATTGGTGTGCCTGCGGTGAAGCCAGTTGTCGGTGAGGTTGCACCGCAATCTATTGCTGCCCAAGCAGGAATTGAATCTGGAATGGAACTTAAATCAATTTCAGGTATCAAAACCGCAGATTGGGAATCCGTTAATATGGCGATGATCTCGCATATTGGCGATAAGCGAATGGTGATTACGGCAACGGAACCTGACGGTGGTGCGATTGTCGAAAGAACGTTGGATCTAGAGTACTGGTACTTTGATCCTGAAACAGAGCGAGTAATGGCAAGTTTAGGGATGAAACCCTACACCCCTGAGATTACGCTCTCTATTTCACAACTTGTCGATGATGGTGCAGCAATTGCTGCCGATATGCGGTTAAATGATCGCATTACAGCGATTGATGGCCAGCCCGTGACGCAATGGCAGCAGGTGGTGGATGCAGTACGTTCACACCCAGAGCAAGCTTTGATCATCGAGGTAGAGCGTGATGGTGAATCGGTGTCGCTTACATTAACACCTAAAACCAAAACGCTAGCTGACGGCGAAGCCATTGGTTATGCAGGTTTTGCGCCGACGGTTGAACCTTGGCCTGAGTCTTACCGTATTAACTTGCAGTTTGGCCCTGTTGAAGCTGTTGGTAAAGCGGCAGAGAAAACGTGGCAATTAGTCACACTAACATTTGATATGGTCACTAAGCTTGTAACGGGCGATGTGGCGGTGAAAAACCTAAGTGGCCCTATTTCAATAGCAAAGGGTGCTGGAATGACGGCCGATTACGGCTTGGTTTATTTCCTTGGCTTTCTTGCTTTGATCAGTGTGAATTTAGGTATTGTGAATTTGTTGCCGCTTCCAGTATTAGACGGTGGACACTTGATGTTCTTCGCTATTGAAGCTGTAACACGCCGACCTGTCTCTGAACGTGTTCAGGACATAGGCTACAGAGTGGGCTCAGCCATTTTGGTTGCGTTAATGGCCGTAGCGCTATTCAATGATTTTACCCGCCTTTAATAAATGCGTTTTTAGCAAGGAATAATCAGAACAGTAATGGCGATGAAAAAACTGTTGGTCGCATCGCTACTGCTAAGCAGTAGTATGGCGCAGAGTGCTGAACAATTTGTAGTCGACGATATTCGATTTGAAGGTCTTCAACGAGTAACGTTAGGTGCTGCACTATTGAAGATGCCTGTACGAGTTGGTGACACGGTCGACGACCGTGATATCGCTGATGTTATTCAAGCGCTATTTGCTTCTGGTAACTTTGAAGACATCAAAGTTTATCGTGATGGTGACGTGTTATTGGTGAAAGTGTTGGAGCGTCCAACCATCGCTAATATTTCGTTCTCAGGCAATAAAGCGATCAAAGAAGAGCAGCTCAAAGAAAACTTAAATGCTTCCAATATTCAAGTTGGTGAAGCTTTAGATCGCACCACACTGAGTAAGATTGAAAAAGGTCTGGAAGACTTTTACTACAGTGTGGGTAAGTATAATGCGACAGTGCAGGCGGTTGTAACACCGCTACCACGCAACCGTGCTGACCTTAAGTTCGTTTTTACTGAAGGCGTATCAGCAACCATAAAGCAGATTAACTTTATCGGTAATGAAGTGTTTACCGATGATGAGTTACGCGGCAAATTCAACCTACAGGCCAATGTGCCGTGGTGGAACTTCCTCGCCAATGAAAAGTATCAGAAACAGGTGCTTGCGGGTGATATGGAAGTGTTGCGTTCTCAGTACTTAAATAATGGTTACTTGAAGTACAAGCTTGAATCGACTCAAGTATCGATCTCTCCTGATAAGAAAGGTGTTTATATCACCTTGAAAATCGATGAAGGCGATCAATACAAGGTTAAAGGTGTGCAATTCCGTGGTGAAGTGGCAGGCCGTCAAGATGATCTGAATAAACTGGTGACCTTTGAAGATGGTGACATCTACAACGGCGCGCAAGTAACAGCGCTTGAAGAAGCGATTAAACGTAAGCTAGGTGAATCGGGCTATGCGTACCCGCAAGTCACAACCATTCCTGATTTTGACGATGACACGAATGAAGTGTCGCTGCTTGTTAACGTTGAATCGGGCAAGCGTGTATACGTACGTAATATTGGCTTCTCTGGTAACACAACCACCAAAGATGAAGTATTGCGTCGTGAAATGCGTCAAATGGAAGGCAGCTGGCTGAATTCGAAATCGGTGGAGCGTGGTAAAGAGCGTTTGAGCCGTACCGGTTTCTTTGAAACCGTTGATGTTCAGACGACACGCGTACCTGGCACAGATGATCAGGTGGATGTGACCTATAACGTAAAAGAAGCGAATGCTGGTAGCGTGAACTTCGGTATTGGTTATGGTACTGAATCGGGCATTAGTTTTCAGGCCGGTCTACAACAGGATAACTTCTTAGGTACAGGTACACGTTTTGGTATCAATGCGATGACCAATAAATACCAAAAGAATATCAGTTTAGACTACCGTGATCCGTACTTTACGTTAGATGGCATCAGCTTGGGTGGTAAGATTTACTACAACGAGTTTGAAGCATCAAACGCGAATATCTCCGACTATACCAACCAAAGTTATGGTGCCAGCCTGACATGGGGTTTCCCATTTGATGAGCTAAACTTCTTTGAGTTTGGTGTAGGTTACGATCACAACAAAATCTCGAATACTCGCGAGTATTACCAAATCGAGAAATTTAAAGCGATCCATGGTTTTGACCGTGGTGAGAATATTATCGAATTGGATGACTTTGACTGGTCGGTTTCGTGGTCACGTAATAACTTAAACCGTGGTTATTTCCCGACAGCAGGTAATCACCAGCGTGCATCATACCGTATGACAATCCCTGGTTCTGATGCGCAGTACTTTAAGATGCAGTACGATGTGCGCCAATACATTCCATTGAATGAAGGCCACGATTTCACTGTCTTACTGCGTGGTAAAGTGGGCTATGGTAATGGTTACGGTAAGACAGATAATGGCAGTGATCAGTTAATGCCATTCTACGAGAACTTCTACGCGGGTGGCTTTAGTACCTTGCGTGGTTTCCGTTCAAACACTGTTGGTCCTAAGGCTGTTTATGTTGAAGGTTGTTCGGGTGGTGGTCCATCTGGTAACAACAACTGTGCAACAGGTACCAAAGATGCAGCGGGTGGTAACGCCATTGCATTAGCAAGCATGGAGTTGATTGTACCAACCCCATTTGCATCGGAAGAATTTAAAAACCAAATTCGCACCAGTCTGTTTGTGGATGCGGGTTCAGTGTGGGATACCGAGTACGACCTGAAAGATACTGATGGTAAGTACCTGTATGACTACTCTGATCCATCATTAATTCGTGCGTCATACGGTGCCGCACTTCAGTGGATGTCTCCAATGGGCCCACTGGTA harbors:
- the ispC gene encoding 1-deoxy-D-xylulose-5-phosphate reductoisomerase; translation: MRKLSILGATGSIGTSTLAVAAQNPELFDVVALGAGSNSDKMFELCCQWQPQYAVMASEKAAATLAQRLAEHQMTTQVLAGEQGLCQIAALDEIDTVMAAIVGAAGLMPTMAGVKAGKRILLANKEALVMSGQMFIDACEEYGAELLPVDSEHNAIFQCLPAEIQRKMGRCDLNAHGISKILLTGSGGPFRYTDIAELDAVTPEMAIAHPNWSMGPKISVDSATMMNKGLEYIEARWLFNASREKMQVIIHPQSVIHSMVQYTDGSVLAQMGLPDMRTPIACAMSYPKRVDAGVAPLDFSQVGEFTFLQPDFDRYPCLKLAMDACYSGQAATTALNAANEEAVAAFLDKRIRFTDIAKINQLVLETAPKAEPTDLECVIELDRMARLLAQEEIAKVAK
- a CDS encoding phosphatidate cytidylyltransferase, yielding MLKQRIITALILAPLVIAGIFFLPFPAFIVALAAITMVGFWEWTQFINGSARVQIVSLFTLIFGASLVVMPTDVAALSAVADSHRAMLAVGGIWWLVASTLAITYPSSAKLWSSSALLKGIFGVLTLLPFFWGILLLRAVNYAESPYHGSQLVMLVCFIVWAADTGAYFTGKRFGKHKMAPSVSPNKTIEGLLGGALLAMFIAWSGASLMNIPFSSVGSLLAIAMITVVISVLGDLVESMFKRVAGIKDSGTILPGHGGILDRIDSLTAALPVFALFYLW
- the rpsB gene encoding 30S ribosomal protein S2; this translates as MATVSMRDMLQAGVHFGHQTRYWNPKMKPFIFGARNKVHIINLEKTVPMFNDALAEINKIAARKGKVLFVGTKRAASESIKEAAVSCDQFYVNNRWLGGMLTNWKTVRQSIKRLKDLEVQSTDGTFDKLTKKEALMRTREMEKLEKSLGGIKNMAGLPDAMFVIDADHEHIAIKEANNLGIPVFAVVDTNSNPDGVDFVIPGNDDAIRSIQLYTGAVAKTVTEARNQDIAAQAEEGYVAE
- the rseP gene encoding sigma E protease regulator RseP — encoded protein: MTGILWNLGAFLVALGVLIAVHEFGHFWVARRCGVFVERFSIGFGKAIWQKKGKDGTEYTLAMIPLGGYVKMLDERVDDVPEARRHEAFNNKKLWQRSAIVAAGPVANFIFAIFAYWVVYLIGVPAVKPVVGEVAPQSIAAQAGIESGMELKSISGIKTADWESVNMAMISHIGDKRMVITATEPDGGAIVERTLDLEYWYFDPETERVMASLGMKPYTPEITLSISQLVDDGAAIAADMRLNDRITAIDGQPVTQWQQVVDAVRSHPEQALIIEVERDGESVSLTLTPKTKTLADGEAIGYAGFAPTVEPWPESYRINLQFGPVEAVGKAAEKTWQLVTLTFDMVTKLVTGDVAVKNLSGPISIAKGAGMTADYGLVYFLGFLALISVNLGIVNLLPLPVLDGGHLMFFAIEAVTRRPVSERVQDIGYRVGSAILVALMAVALFNDFTRL
- the tsf gene encoding translation elongation factor Ts — translated: MATVTAALVKELRERTGAGMMECKKALVEANADIELAIENMRKSGAAKAAKKAGNVAAEGTILIKDADGVAALLEVNCQTDFVAKDANFLAFANEVLDVALAERLDIAALQAKFEEQRVTLVAKIGENIGIRRVEFIEGAKVGSYRHGDRIGVVVAGEADEETIKHVAMHIAASKPEFVNPEDVPADVVEKEKAIQVAIAVESGKPQEIAEKMVVGRMKKFTGEVSLTGQAFIMDPSQTVGQMLKAKGATVTNFIRLEVGEGIEKAQEMSFAEEVAAVQKG
- the pyrH gene encoding UMP kinase yields the protein MTTNPKPTYQRILLKLSGEALQGEEGFGIDAQVLDRMAQEIKELIELGVQVGLVIGGGNLFRGAGLAEAGMNRVVGDHMGMLATVMNGLAMRDALHRAYVNARVMSAIPLNGVCDNYNWADAISQLRQGRVVIFSAGTGNPFFTTDSAACLRGIEIEADVVLKATKVDGVFTDDPVKNPDAVLCDKLGYNDVLEKELKVMDLAAFTLARDHSMPIRVFNMNKPGALRRVVMGEQEGTLIAND
- the frr gene encoding ribosome recycling factor, encoding MIDAIKQDAQERMAKSVEALKNQLAKIRTGRAHPSLLDTIYVEYYGANTPLKQLANVVAEDSRTLAITVFDKELAPKVEKAIMMSDLGLNPMSAGTVIRVPLPALTEERRRDLVKIVRAEAEQGRVAVRNIRRDANADVKGLLKDKEISEDDDHRAQDEIQKLTDVAVKNIDAVLEVKEKELMEV
- a CDS encoding isoprenyl transferase, which translates into the protein MSDSTTDTPLSIDSLPKHVAVIMDGNGRWAKAQGKARVFGHKAGVEAVRKTVSVANRFGIKVVTLFAFSSENWRRPEAEVSLLMELFMTVLGREVKRLHKNNIRLKIIGDTSRFSQRLQDKIAAAEALTAGNTGMVLNVAANYGGQWDILQATKRLAVQVAEHGLTAEDITEDMLAEGLTTAGLPDVDLLIRTSGESRISNFMLWQMAYAEMYFCEQHWPDFDEDSFANAMAWFVNRERRFGCTGEQLQALLQQ
- the bamA gene encoding outer membrane protein assembly factor BamA — its product is MAMKKLLVASLLLSSSMAQSAEQFVVDDIRFEGLQRVTLGAALLKMPVRVGDTVDDRDIADVIQALFASGNFEDIKVYRDGDVLLVKVLERPTIANISFSGNKAIKEEQLKENLNASNIQVGEALDRTTLSKIEKGLEDFYYSVGKYNATVQAVVTPLPRNRADLKFVFTEGVSATIKQINFIGNEVFTDDELRGKFNLQANVPWWNFLANEKYQKQVLAGDMEVLRSQYLNNGYLKYKLESTQVSISPDKKGVYITLKIDEGDQYKVKGVQFRGEVAGRQDDLNKLVTFEDGDIYNGAQVTALEEAIKRKLGESGYAYPQVTTIPDFDDDTNEVSLLVNVESGKRVYVRNIGFSGNTTTKDEVLRREMRQMEGSWLNSKSVERGKERLSRTGFFETVDVQTTRVPGTDDQVDVTYNVKEANAGSVNFGIGYGTESGISFQAGLQQDNFLGTGTRFGINAMTNKYQKNISLDYRDPYFTLDGISLGGKIYYNEFEASNANISDYTNQSYGASLTWGFPFDELNFFEFGVGYDHNKISNTREYYQIEKFKAIHGFDRGENIIELDDFDWSVSWSRNNLNRGYFPTAGNHQRASYRMTIPGSDAQYFKMQYDVRQYIPLNEGHDFTVLLRGKVGYGNGYGKTDNGSDQLMPFYENFYAGGFSTLRGFRSNTVGPKAVYVEGCSGGGPSGNNNCATGTKDAAGGNAIALASMELIVPTPFASEEFKNQIRTSLFVDAGSVWDTEYDLKDTDGKYLYDYSDPSLIRASYGAALQWMSPMGPLVFSIARPLKKYDGDQEEFFTFTIGQTF